ACTTATAAAAGTGAAGTGGGACGAAAGGCTCTAGAAGCTGGAGCAGATATTATCAATGACATTACTGGTTTTAAAGAAGATCCGAAGTTAGCTGAAGTAGCTGCTGAATATGATGCTCCAGTAATAGTTATGCATATTCAAGGAAGGCCTAAGAATATGCAACAGAATCCTAACTATGAGAATTTGATTTCAGAAATCATGAATTATTTAGAAGAAAGTATAGATATTGCTATAGAGGCTGGGATTGATAGGGGAAAGGTAATTATTGATCCTGGTATTGGCTTTGGTAAAACAACAGACCATAACTTAGAAATTATGCACCGGCTAGGAGAATTTAAAAGTTTGGGACAGCCGATATTACTTGGGACTTCTCGGAAATCAATGATAGGAAATACTTTAGATTTGCCAGTTGAAGAACGAGTAGAAGGTACAGGGGCAACAGTAAGCATTGGAATTGCTAATGGAGCAGATATAGTACGAGTGCATGATGTAAAAGAGATGGCTCGGGTAGCTAAAATGACTGATGCAATGGTAAGGAGATAAAAAATGAGTGATTATATACGACTTGAAGGACTTGAATTTTATGGTTATCATGGAGCTTTGGTTGAAGAAAAAGAATTAGGGCAGCGGTTTATTATTGATTTGGAGTTAGAAATTGATTTAAAAGAAGCAGGAAGAACAGACCAACTTGATAAAACAATCAATTATGCTAAAGTTTATCAAACGGTAAAAAAGGTAGTAGAAGGAGAGGCGTATGATTTGATAGAATCAGTAGCTGAAGAGATTGCTGATCGATTATTAACAGATTATTCTATGCTAAAGGGAGTATTGATAAGAGTAAAGAAGCCTGAAGTGCCGATTCCTGGAGTTTTAGATTGGGTAGAGGTAGAAATAGAGAGAGATAATAAGTCATGATTACTTCT
The DNA window shown above is from Sporohalobacter salinus and carries:
- the folB gene encoding dihydroneopterin aldolase, whose protein sequence is MSDYIRLEGLEFYGYHGALVEEKELGQRFIIDLELEIDLKEAGRTDQLDKTINYAKVYQTVKKVVEGEAYDLIESVAEEIADRLLTDYSMLKGVLIRVKKPEVPIPGVLDWVEVEIERDNKS